One Cucumis melo cultivar AY chromosome 8, USDA_Cmelo_AY_1.0, whole genome shotgun sequence genomic window, caattaaacattaaacaaaaatataggtctatccatcaaacataacaaataaaattatcaaaagtttattcatttaatacgaagaagtatcaatgcacaaataaaaataataacataaacataaaattatatttatccttcaaatgttaccaaatttgattggaaatatcatctcttactcaaacattttctctttttaatccatcaatttcaacaatctcatcgttatttcgtgacatctagaatttaatattaattttaaagtaagttattatgtcttcaatattcagaattgaaataaacaaaacaaaatttaaccttttaactcttaacctatgatgctttagagaaaaacctACAACGAAAACCCAGATTTGCAcaaagaggaagatgaaaactatggatccgacgaagaggaacaatcaggcaaaaactatggatccgacgaagaggaagagttcgggttgtcgagaaagacgatgagaggtgaagaggaaACAGTGTGCAGAGAAAAACGATGAGTgaaagaggaagatgatgattatttggagaagacgatagagataaaaggaaaaggaaaccaataaaaataattgagaaaaaggaaaaggaaaccaataaaaataattgagaaagagtaaaagaaaagaaataaaaataattgagaaaaatgaaaaggaaaccaataaaaataattgagaaaaagaaaaaaaaaaccaataaaaataattgagaaaaatgaaaggaaaaaaataaaaataattgagaaaaagaaaaacgaaacaaatagaaaaaagttgagaaaaagaaaaccaatagaaGCAATTGAGGaacagaagaaactactttttttttgttcccaataattccttataaaatgagaaacgtttctacCTTTTTTTAGAATGAGAAACAAGGAACGTTATCGAACacttctgtttcttaaaaaatggaaacagaaacaagaaacaggaacaagaacgttaccaaacgggcccttaATTTCTTAACATGACAAAACATAAATATAAGAAATTCAAGTACCTAAACAATCAATTCCTTCAAAGTTAATTTGAGtgaaaaaaacattgaaaacaaCTCATATTTACTTGTACTTATCCTTGTATTCGTTCATCTCTTTTTGGAATTTTCCCTTCAactaagaaaacaaaaaagttagaagttaaaatatcaaaattccTAAATTCAAAATATCTCCTCAAAACTTAACAAAATCATGAATcaacaaaaaatacaaaaaggGCCGATAAAAAATATCATCGACCCTAGAAAACCTTCCCAAGTGACAACACTAAATAGactaatttgaaattaaaaaaaataataaataaataacaaaaggccccacccatttttttaaatatttcagatttatatttcatttcatattttcttttcgtttccatcaagatattgaaaaaaatcgttggaTATGAGTAGACGATCGTCGTTTAGATTCGACTAATCAAACCTAAACAAAGAATCTCCAAAATtttcgtttagatttagatccAATTCTAAATAATCTAGTCAAACTTAAAGGTGTACCATACAAAAATATGATTTATGTTTGGCTAACCAATGGATCTTGTTATaagatcatgtatcaaaatATATCAGGCGTGAGTGCAAAATTTATTGTGTGTgataggttttttttttgttttttccaatcgtaaatattttgatgttatattttttaaaaaacatttttttttgttggttttcaTCCTCTGATATTTCTTCTCAAAATTATGACTCAAATGGTCACCATATCTTTTTTTAGCAACCATAACCTAACCTTGTCAAAACTTTATATCTAATATATTTTTCAAagcaaattacaaaattaaGCTATTTGAAAAACTTTCGTAAATATAAAACTATTCAAATATTTAACGCGTAACAAATGTaaagttaccatttttattttttaaataattcaaaatttgatttttttaggGTCGATTAGATTTGTgtttaaccaaatctgattttttttattgtttttcttttttatgtctttcttcttcttttttcttccttatctttcttttttcttttttacattgtttagatTATGTAATCGAATCTAAAAGATGGtctcgtgtaaccaaatttaaactaatccaattaattaaaatgtaaacgccaagatcgtatatcaaatatattagcATTGTTGACGGGTTTTTAGTTTAAGTAGAGCTATTTTTTTCAAGTCATATTAtttctttataatttttttttaaattttcattggtattattattattttgctaTTTAGCTAGTTGAAGTATCCCTTATTTAGAGAAATTTACATAAAtttaacaaaactgtaaactatttaacTGGCTAACAAAGTCcaagttagccatttttaaaatattccaaTTTTGTCGTTCCATCTTTCGTCTTTCTTGTGttatttcgtctttcttcttttctcttcaatttctttctatcatctcatcgtttttcttgttttcctttttttttcgcttcgatttcttttcatcgtcgattgtgtaaaaaaaataaaacatcactacaaataattttgaaaaaaaatcatttagattggagtagctaaatagatctaaacgattgtgtaaaaagaTCTAAATAAGAAaatctaaatctaaaaaaatctaaacaaaaatcatttaaatttgggagCATGTTGCAACAAAATTAAAACGATATATCTAAAactataaattgtagtcatatgtAAACCATACCATATATAAATGATAgcgtatatattgaatcatatctaatTAATATATTACACCCATTATTGAAGACATGGTTGACGggttatttttaatattttagcgtaaatatttcttggtttttttatatttttgagaaCATCCccttatttatttgtttatttatttacttgcTTCGTTTAATTTGTCATTTCTTCTCACTTCTCTGCTAATTGCCGTACGGCTTTACTTTGGCTGTAAACTCCGCCTCCTCCTCTCTCAACTGTCTCTTCCGGCTGACTTCCGGGAGATTTCCCAATTCCGACTCATGGGCGGCGATCTACGCTTCGAGATCTCTCAAAACGCTTACATAAAACTTGTTCTCCATGCCCTAAAGCACCGTTCTTCCGCCGTCAATGGAGTCCTTTTAGGTCGCATCTCCGGTCCCAATGATGTCATTGAAATTTCCGATTCCGTCCCTCTCTTCCACTCCAGCATCGGTCTCCTCCCTCAGCTCGAGATATCTCTCCTTCTGGTACTCCTTTTGAACCATTTTACATCGGTCCTTCATGTTTAGGTTTATGCAAACTGGTTGCTCATGTGTGAACTTGTTGTGTTTTGTTTACTCCTTTTTCATTTCCTATTTGAGATCTGTGATTGATGAGGTCGTGGACATGCTTGATTTGCTATCAGATTGAAGAATACTATGCGGCTAAGGGATTGAATATTGTGGGGTACTTTCATGCCAATGAGCGGTTTGATGACTATGAGGTCGGCGGTGTAGCCAAGAATATTGGTGATCATATTTCTCGATTTTTTCCACATGCTGCTCTTCTTTTGGTAAGAATTGTCTTATTGTGCTTCATCTGTATCTtcttcctttttatatatatatatatatatatatatatatatatatatatatatatatatatatttcgttTTGTTTGACTTATGCTTCTCTGCAGTTAGATCACAGGAAACTTGAAGCTTTGCCGAAGAGAAAGGATAGAAGCCCTGTAATGGAGGTGAGTTTATCGCTATAGAATTCTTATCACGGTTTTGTAAGTTGTATCATGGTTCTGAATATTGATGGTATTCAAGGACAGTGGAACATCGTAAAGTAGCTTTGTAACATTTCATATTCATTATTCATCCGCTAATCGAGGGGATATTCTTTATAGGTTTTCCAAATGCTGGATTTGACCTTAAACTAAGAGGTCACTAGAATGCTTTATAGTATTGTCTTTTTTAGACAATTTCTCGCTCCTTTTCCATTTATggagatttgaattttttatctCAATATCATTGGTTGTTGTTGATGCTCTTTGCAATTCAATATAGGAAAACGTATGCTGGAGATTTTTACTGACTCTCTTACTCATTATCATAGATTAGAGCTAGTAGTAGTAAGTAGTAACTagatctttaaatttatttggttTTCTGAATCTGTTTCAATGTTTTCTAAATTTGGTTGGCTTGTACTGATTCTGCTTTGGATTGTATACAGTTTGTGGGGTTTCTTTTAGGATGTGAAAGTTTGAGAGAGGCAATTGGAGTGTGATCTCTAATTAAGGTTCGAGCTGCCTCAGCGTTAACGTAGGATTTCATAAGATGCTCAGCATGGAATCTGTGGATGGATCTAGGAGAAACTTCAATAGAATCTTTTTTGCCCTATAGGTGGAAAGTCGTTCCATTCCTTTATTTAGTTTTCCCCCACCACACAGCGGGCTTATGCTTAGTGCATGATAATTTTAGGTGGATTCTCCGTGGTGGGGAGGGCAATGGAGTGGATTtctttatctcttttcttttgggatctttttatggactttcaaaattcaaaccaaCTATCAGAAAGTGGTGGCTTGAAGCTATAGGTTTTTTCTATTGTAAATCTTGTTAGGGTTTTTGGTGCAAGACAAATTTAATTGTTCAAGTTCATTTTACAAACAATGATTGAGAGACTGAGTGTTGGAATAATCCATACCATCTTTATTGTGGAGGGGGATAGACCTGGATGTTTATATTCTCCTTCATTTACCTTCGCAAGTGATTTTGGATTTTGTGAATTAACCTTATTTGATTTTTCCCTTCTGCattttcctaaaaagaaaaaaaaaatgttttatcCTGTTGGAGTTTCTTGTTGATTACTACCTGTTTTACCAGCTACCATGGGTTGGACTAGTGACTAAGGGCCAAAGAGAGGACAAGTTTAAGTTATGGTGGTCGCGCATCTTCATTAGAATTCTATGAATTTCCCTTTGGCACTTAAATGTAGTAGAGTGGTCATCTGGTGAGAAAATTTGGGTCGGAAGGGAGAATCGTGGGTATCTCATTTGTTTCCAAATGGGTTCCTACCTCAATTACATAGAATCTATGATACTTCATTTGAGAAAAAGAATCTGCATTGGATGTCGATTTGTTTAGGTATGCTTTGGATATGTGGCTAATATGTGAATCCAggtataaaattatttttagcTAGCATGTCCTCTCCCAGGTACATGAAGGGGACAAGCCGGgttctttttttccctttaaatcTTGCAACACACCCATTTACCCATAGTTGTCCTACCCCAAAAGAAGCATAAATTATgaacaaattaaacaaaaaattgaaagtcCCTAATCCCTATCTATTGCGACGTCAAGCAGACCttcatctttttcttcatttttaccTGTGCCATTCATGACCAGCCATTATCCTCTCTGTGTGCCACCACACCATCTTCTATGTCAGTATTTGTATTGTCTTTTGTACTCTTGTCAAATAAT contains:
- the LOC103495860 gene encoding ER membrane protein complex subunit 8/9 homolog, which gives rise to MGGDLRFEISQNAYIKLVLHALKHRSSAVNGVLLGRISGPNDVIEISDSVPLFHSSIGLLPQLEISLLLIEEYYAAKGLNIVGYFHANERFDDYEVGGVAKNIGDHISRFFPHAALLLLDHRKLEALPKRKDRSPVMELYTKETSKNWKLAGSDGSSQLMIKEPSANVVLLDFISSEKWQDVVDFDDHLDDISKDWLNPDLFK